A single region of the Halobacterium wangiae genome encodes:
- a CDS encoding DUF309 domain-containing protein, producing MDAALRAGIAIHNAGYYHAAHDAWEDEWLELEDGPDERLLHGLIQFTAAVHHARERNWAGAVGLCESSAGYLADLPGDYRGVNVDAVREYLDALGADPELVERAPVQRLELDGAALELDSLGAPSAVAAAAVLGEELGYDEATFEDAARYAERGLADGELNEFGVLLCDFLTEDAQRALIATRLGQHVQRRRRREADVSGLFD from the coding sequence ATGGACGCGGCGCTCCGCGCGGGAATCGCGATTCACAACGCGGGCTACTACCACGCCGCCCACGACGCCTGGGAGGACGAGTGGCTGGAACTCGAGGACGGCCCGGACGAGCGACTGCTCCACGGCCTCATCCAGTTCACGGCGGCCGTCCACCACGCTCGCGAGCGGAACTGGGCGGGCGCCGTCGGTCTCTGTGAGAGCAGCGCGGGCTACCTCGCGGACCTGCCGGGGGACTACCGCGGCGTCAACGTCGACGCCGTTCGGGAGTACCTCGACGCGCTCGGAGCGGACCCGGAACTCGTCGAACGCGCGCCCGTCCAGCGCCTCGAACTCGACGGCGCCGCGCTCGAACTCGATTCCCTCGGCGCGCCGTCCGCGGTCGCCGCAGCGGCCGTACTCGGCGAGGAACTGGGTTACGACGAGGCGACGTTCGAGGACGCCGCGCGGTACGCCGAGCGCGGACTCGCAGACGGCGAGTTGAACGAGTTCGGCGTGCTGCTCTGTGACTTCCTCACCGAGGACGCCCAGCGCGCGCTGATCGCGACGCGACTTGGCCAGCACGTCCAGCGCAGGCGGCGTCGAGAAGCAGACGTCTCGGGACTGTTCGACTGA
- a CDS encoding dihydroneopterin aldolase family protein: MATDAEQACFEAGIKFGTLYHQFAGTPVSPASASSLETAIEESIENQPFCESVTVDIVAERLDTEHGYTELTGEYMEVEIVVAYEGREVVAEMAMVDGYPLMELASVS; encoded by the coding sequence ATGGCAACCGACGCGGAGCAGGCGTGTTTCGAGGCGGGCATCAAGTTCGGGACGCTCTACCATCAGTTCGCGGGGACGCCGGTGAGTCCGGCGAGCGCCTCGAGTCTCGAGACGGCCATCGAGGAGTCCATCGAGAACCAGCCGTTCTGCGAGTCCGTCACCGTCGACATCGTAGCGGAGCGACTCGACACCGAACACGGCTACACGGAACTGACGGGCGAGTACATGGAGGTCGAGATCGTCGTCGCCTACGAGGGCCGCGAGGTGGTCGCGGAGATGGCGATGGTCGACGGCTACCCGCTGATGGAACTCGCGAGCGTCTCGTAG
- a CDS encoding bifunctional alpha,alpha-trehalose-phosphate synthase (UDP-forming)/trehalose-phosphatase: MTERQESDSESPVVDALEGRELLVASNREPYTHSYDGDEVTVSQPAGGLTAALDPIMQELSGTWVAWGSGDADFDVADDRGRVRVPPEDPSYTIQRLHLSDRELDGYYYGYSNQVLWPLCHGMPTRASFDNEFWDYYRQVNETFADAIVTCAEDDDPVVWFQDYHLALAPRLVREQLPNAFLTQFWHIPWPAWETFRSCPEHREILEGLLANDLLGFHSETYCESFCECVAEVFDDATVDVDAGLVTYEGHTTRVQSHPLGVDADVHAERAGAEEIEELWERFSAEYDLGEQVAVGVDRLDYTKGILQRLDALEWLWEHRPDRRGELTYVQKGSESRTQIDEYQQLQDEVERRVREINDRFATESWTPVVYTKDHYSRAGLTALYRHADVALVSPLRDGMNLVAKEYVASQLDDDGVLVLSEFAGAVESLGDAALVVNPNDTEEFATTIEAALSMPERTRKRRMRALRRRVHSEDNDAWVDDQFTGIPVDRDEQPEEGTPSWQSSPVSVWGRKQWLADNLRLADGLFVMTDFDGTVADIVDDPDAAAIRDRAQEALESLAAHPRAAVAVVSGRAVEDVRERAAVEDAYYAGNHGLELHDGDERSVHSVAHQVQEVLPAVCEAVEEAFGDDDGVFVEDKEVTATVHYRQADCDGEAVREVVETALADHDPDDALRVTEGKQIVELRPDVDWGKGATVELLRERYTPEDEQWLTVYIGDDTTDEAAFEVLGGDGVAVAVGSDRDATAAPYVVSGPREVTDLLNWFAGEGLANLDEALREDAIVEPN, encoded by the coding sequence GTGACCGAACGCCAGGAGTCGGACAGCGAGAGCCCCGTCGTGGACGCACTCGAGGGCCGAGAACTACTTGTCGCGTCGAATCGCGAGCCGTACACGCACAGCTACGACGGCGACGAGGTGACGGTGTCCCAGCCGGCGGGCGGCCTCACCGCGGCGCTCGACCCCATCATGCAGGAACTCTCGGGCACGTGGGTCGCGTGGGGGAGCGGTGACGCCGACTTCGACGTGGCCGACGACCGCGGCCGCGTCCGGGTCCCGCCCGAGGACCCGTCGTACACGATCCAGCGTCTCCACCTCAGCGACCGGGAGCTCGACGGCTACTACTACGGCTACAGCAACCAGGTGCTGTGGCCGCTCTGTCACGGCATGCCGACGCGGGCGTCCTTCGACAACGAGTTCTGGGACTACTACCGGCAGGTCAACGAGACGTTCGCGGACGCCATCGTCACGTGCGCCGAGGACGACGACCCGGTCGTCTGGTTCCAGGACTACCACCTCGCGCTGGCGCCCCGTCTGGTTCGCGAACAGCTCCCGAACGCGTTCCTCACGCAGTTCTGGCACATCCCGTGGCCAGCGTGGGAGACGTTCCGTTCGTGTCCCGAGCACCGCGAGATACTCGAGGGACTGCTCGCGAACGACCTGCTCGGCTTCCACAGCGAGACGTACTGCGAGTCGTTCTGCGAGTGCGTCGCCGAGGTGTTCGACGACGCGACCGTCGACGTGGACGCCGGGCTGGTCACGTACGAGGGCCACACGACGCGGGTGCAGAGCCACCCGCTGGGCGTCGACGCGGACGTGCACGCCGAGCGCGCGGGCGCCGAGGAGATCGAGGAGCTCTGGGAGAGGTTCTCCGCGGAGTACGACCTCGGCGAGCAGGTCGCCGTCGGCGTCGACCGCCTCGACTACACGAAGGGCATCCTCCAGCGCCTCGACGCTCTGGAGTGGCTCTGGGAGCACCGTCCGGACCGCCGCGGCGAACTCACGTACGTCCAGAAGGGCAGCGAGTCCCGGACGCAGATCGACGAGTACCAGCAGCTCCAGGACGAGGTCGAGCGCCGCGTCCGCGAGATCAACGACCGCTTCGCTACAGAGTCGTGGACGCCCGTGGTGTACACCAAGGACCACTACTCGCGGGCGGGGCTGACGGCGCTGTACCGCCACGCTGACGTCGCGCTCGTGAGCCCGCTCCGCGACGGGATGAACCTCGTCGCCAAGGAGTACGTCGCCTCCCAGCTGGACGACGACGGCGTGCTCGTGCTCTCGGAGTTCGCGGGCGCCGTCGAGTCGCTGGGCGACGCCGCGCTCGTCGTCAACCCCAACGACACCGAGGAGTTCGCGACGACCATCGAGGCCGCGCTCTCGATGCCCGAGCGGACGCGGAAGCGGCGGATGCGGGCGCTCCGCCGGCGCGTCCACAGCGAGGACAACGACGCCTGGGTGGACGACCAGTTCACGGGCATCCCGGTCGACCGCGACGAGCAGCCCGAGGAGGGGACGCCGAGTTGGCAGTCCTCGCCGGTGTCCGTCTGGGGCCGCAAGCAGTGGCTGGCGGACAATCTCCGGCTAGCGGACGGCCTGTTCGTGATGACGGACTTCGACGGGACGGTCGCCGACATCGTCGACGACCCGGACGCCGCGGCGATCCGCGACCGGGCGCAGGAGGCACTGGAGTCGCTCGCGGCCCACCCGCGTGCGGCGGTGGCGGTGGTCAGCGGGCGCGCGGTCGAGGACGTCCGCGAGCGGGCGGCCGTCGAGGACGCCTACTACGCGGGCAACCACGGCCTCGAACTCCACGACGGCGACGAGCGGTCCGTGCACTCCGTCGCACACCAGGTCCAGGAGGTGCTCCCGGCGGTCTGCGAGGCCGTCGAGGAGGCGTTCGGCGACGACGACGGCGTCTTCGTCGAGGACAAGGAGGTGACCGCGACGGTACACTACCGGCAGGCCGACTGCGACGGCGAGGCGGTCCGGGAGGTCGTCGAGACCGCGCTCGCGGACCACGACCCCGACGACGCGCTTCGAGTCACGGAGGGCAAGCAGATCGTGGAACTCCGCCCGGACGTCGACTGGGGGAAGGGTGCCACCGTCGAACTGCTGCGCGAGCGGTACACCCCCGAGGACGAGCAGTGGCTGACGGTGTACATCGGTGACGACACGACCGACGAGGCCGCCTTCGAGGTGCTCGGCGGTGACGGCGTCGCGGTCGCCGTCGGGTCCGACCGGGACGCCACGGCCGCGCCGTACGTCGTGAGCGGGCCCAGGGAGGTGACAGACCTGCTGAACTGGTTCGCCGGGGAAGGCCTGGCGAACCTAGACGAGGCGCTGCGCGAGGACGCGATCGTCGAGCCGAACTAA
- a CDS encoding M48 family metallopeptidase: MVLVGSILFAFYSLAIAVAWAMFGQNNTILAIAILGSVVLVGFQYKVGKWAALRSVGAEDMPEQQYAQIHQFVEGVSRDMGMEKPRLMIANMGVPNAFAVGRRGNGTVVVSRELIQILDREELNGVLAHELAHIDNRDVVMMVLGQGIASVVGIIAQYVVLFTGDNDLADFFLAIVVGNLVQFFVMLFVLAISRYREYVADSDAKGVIGRGDPLARALEKIQQGNQRSQNDRLDENVSALCIFGSSKGVLAKLVSTHPPVEERIRRLRS; the protein is encoded by the coding sequence ATGGTACTCGTCGGTTCCATCCTCTTCGCGTTCTACTCGCTGGCGATCGCGGTGGCGTGGGCCATGTTCGGCCAGAACAACACCATCCTCGCCATCGCCATCCTCGGCAGCGTCGTGCTCGTCGGCTTCCAGTACAAGGTCGGCAAGTGGGCCGCGTTACGGAGCGTCGGCGCCGAAGACATGCCCGAACAGCAGTACGCCCAGATCCACCAGTTCGTCGAGGGCGTCTCCCGCGACATGGGCATGGAGAAGCCGCGGCTGATGATCGCCAACATGGGCGTGCCGAACGCGTTCGCGGTCGGCCGCCGCGGTAACGGCACCGTCGTCGTCTCCCGCGAACTCATCCAGATTCTCGACCGCGAGGAACTCAATGGCGTGCTCGCCCACGAACTCGCGCACATCGACAACCGCGACGTCGTCATGATGGTGCTCGGCCAGGGTATCGCGTCCGTCGTCGGTATCATCGCTCAGTACGTCGTGCTGTTCACGGGCGACAACGACCTGGCGGACTTCTTCCTCGCCATCGTCGTCGGTAACCTCGTGCAGTTCTTCGTGATGCTGTTCGTGCTCGCCATCTCCCGCTACCGCGAGTACGTCGCCGACTCCGACGCCAAGGGCGTCATCGGCCGTGGCGACCCGCTCGCCCGCGCCCTCGAGAAGATCCAGCAGGGCAACCAGCGCTCCCAGAACGACCGCCTCGACGAGAACGTGAGCGCACTCTGCATCTTCGGCAGCAGCAAGGGCGTGCTCGCGAAACTCGTCTCCACGCACCCGCCCGTCGAGGAGCGCATCCGCCGCCTCCGCTCGTAG
- a CDS encoding DUF5790 family protein, which yields MSQSSLDDDELFGEAAEEMRADVEEHLDAARAELPAGDDIWDVEADNTLGVLNALRSALAVDDVEGHLRDAKKAFVVGERADAFEDADDLEADLAAVEDVLADLETARDQVGELAATVPELRSALDEAHAGAEEDGDD from the coding sequence ATGAGCCAGTCATCACTCGACGACGACGAACTGTTCGGGGAGGCGGCCGAGGAGATGCGGGCCGACGTGGAGGAACACCTCGATGCCGCCCGCGCGGAACTGCCCGCCGGGGACGACATCTGGGACGTGGAGGCGGACAACACCCTCGGCGTGCTGAACGCGCTCCGCTCGGCGCTCGCCGTCGACGACGTCGAGGGCCACTTGCGGGACGCGAAGAAGGCGTTCGTCGTCGGCGAGCGCGCCGACGCGTTCGAGGACGCCGACGACCTGGAGGCCGACCTGGCGGCCGTCGAGGACGTGCTCGCGGACCTGGAGACGGCCCGCGACCAGGTTGGCGAACTCGCAGCGACGGTGCCCGAACTCCGCTCCGCACTCGACGAGGCCCACGCGGGCGCCGAGGAGGACGGCGACGACTGA
- a CDS encoding ABC transporter ATP-binding protein produces MSTATEDDDPFEDQREKVDNAMYRLFDEYGRDNWFAALVGVLASILARVLDLVPAIMLGYAVDALTGGQTFLPFLPESIRPPTREMELYWTVAIISGAFLVGAGFHWLRNWGWNSFSQHIQHAVRTDTYNKMQRLNMDFFATKQTGEMMSILSNDVNRLERFLNDGMNSVFRLSVMVVAIGVVLFYYNWQLALITMLPVPVIAWFTYKFVKAIQPQYADVRSSVGRLNSRLENNLGGIQVIKTSNTESYETDRVDDVSQGYFDANWGAITIRIKFFPALRIISGVGFVLTFLAGGYWVLVGPPPFMSGSLSAGEFVVFIQLSQQFVWPMAQFGQIINMYQRARASSERIFGLMNEPSRIEENPGADELTVTDGDVVYDDVTFGYDEEAIVEDVDFAVEGGETLALVGPTGAGKSTVLKLLLRMYDVDEGEIRIDGEDISDVTLPSLRQHIGYVSQDTFLFYGTVMENIKYGTFDADDEDVVAAAKAAEAHEFIQNLPEGYDTKVGERGVKLSGGQRQRIDIARAILKDPEILILDEATSDVDTETEMLIQRSLDRLTEDRTTFAIAHRLSTIKDAEQIVVLEDGRVVERGTHEDLLAEQGLYANLWGVQAGEIEELPDEFIERAAERQAHVEEEVDD; encoded by the coding sequence ATGAGTACCGCCACAGAAGACGACGACCCCTTCGAAGACCAGCGGGAGAAGGTCGACAACGCGATGTACCGCCTGTTCGACGAGTACGGGCGGGACAACTGGTTCGCGGCGCTCGTCGGCGTCCTGGCCAGCATCCTCGCTCGCGTGCTCGACCTCGTCCCCGCGATCATGCTGGGGTACGCCGTCGACGCCCTGACCGGGGGCCAGACGTTCCTCCCGTTCCTCCCGGAATCTATCCGTCCCCCGACGCGCGAGATGGAGCTCTACTGGACCGTCGCCATCATCTCCGGTGCGTTCCTCGTCGGTGCGGGCTTCCACTGGCTGCGCAACTGGGGCTGGAACTCCTTCTCCCAGCACATCCAGCACGCCGTCCGGACGGACACGTACAACAAGATGCAGCGCCTGAACATGGACTTCTTCGCCACGAAGCAGACCGGCGAGATGATGTCCATCCTCTCGAACGACGTCAACCGCCTCGAGCGCTTCCTCAACGACGGGATGAACTCCGTCTTCCGGCTCTCCGTGATGGTGGTGGCCATCGGTGTCGTACTGTTCTACTACAACTGGCAGCTCGCACTGATCACGATGCTGCCGGTGCCGGTCATCGCGTGGTTCACGTACAAGTTCGTGAAGGCCATCCAGCCGCAGTACGCCGACGTCCGCTCCTCCGTGGGTCGCCTGAACTCCCGCCTGGAGAACAACCTCGGCGGCATCCAGGTCATCAAGACCTCGAACACGGAGTCCTACGAGACCGACCGCGTCGACGACGTCTCCCAGGGCTACTTCGACGCGAACTGGGGCGCCATCACCATCCGCATCAAGTTCTTCCCGGCGCTGCGCATCATCTCCGGCGTCGGCTTCGTCCTCACCTTCCTAGCCGGCGGCTACTGGGTGCTCGTCGGCCCGCCGCCGTTCATGTCCGGGTCGCTGTCGGCAGGTGAGTTCGTCGTGTTCATCCAGTTGAGCCAGCAGTTCGTCTGGCCGATGGCGCAGTTTGGCCAGATCATCAACATGTACCAGCGAGCGCGCGCCTCCAGCGAGCGCATCTTCGGGCTGATGAACGAGCCCTCGCGCATCGAGGAGAACCCGGGCGCCGACGAACTCACCGTCACCGACGGCGACGTGGTGTACGACGACGTCACCTTCGGCTACGACGAGGAGGCCATCGTCGAGGACGTCGACTTCGCCGTCGAGGGTGGCGAGACGCTCGCGCTCGTCGGGCCGACGGGCGCCGGGAAGTCCACGGTGCTCAAACTCCTGCTCCGGATGTACGACGTCGACGAGGGGGAGATCCGCATCGACGGCGAGGACATCTCCGACGTGACGCTGCCGAGTCTCCGCCAGCACATCGGCTACGTCAGCCAGGACACGTTCCTGTTCTACGGCACCGTCATGGAGAACATCAAGTACGGCACGTTCGACGCCGACGACGAGGACGTCGTCGCGGCCGCGAAGGCCGCCGAGGCCCACGAGTTCATCCAGAACCTCCCGGAGGGCTACGACACGAAGGTCGGCGAGCGCGGCGTGAAACTCTCGGGCGGCCAACGCCAGCGCATCGACATCGCGCGAGCCATCCTCAAGGACCCCGAGATCCTCATCCTCGACGAGGCCACCAGCGACGTCGACACGGAGACGGAGATGCTCATCCAGCGCTCTCTCGACCGCCTCACCGAGGACCGCACGACGTTCGCCATCGCCCACCGCCTCTCGACCATCAAGGACGCCGAACAGATCGTCGTCCTCGAGGACGGCCGAGTCGTCGAGCGCGGCACCCACGAGGACCTCCTCGCCGAGCAGGGCCTCTACGCGAACCTCTGGGGCGTGCAGGCCGGCGAGATCGAGGAACTCCCCGACGAGTTCATCGAGCGCGCCGCCGAACGCCAGGCCCACGTCGAGGAAGAAGTCGACGACTGA
- a CDS encoding MFS transporter, whose translation MSAVSRLVGRVRNLTDDYLVIGAVIVSTFFIGFGGGVIFPILPNLGAVLGISPFLVGVILSANRFSRLFANAPAGVLVDRVGTRTPFVVGMFVQGFATFGYVVAMIAPFPEGWFMGARILWGVGSALVFATAYTIAADVSDGGSRGANMGLIRGGVLFGFPTGVVVGGIVSEVAGTITAFVVATVFAFVASGIAYATVPETHVEGSSSKSVKPWDVNTGLPAVTVGLVNFAVLFVYIGALFATLVLFLNQKDLGVFGLGPQGSSGIFMAITVVAAGTFMFLGGYASDRLQSRVPTLLFFLGATSLGFVLMALADSVASLALACALVGTGQGGTSGPLMALLADLVPDEQMGRAVGTNNAFGDIGGGFGPVVSLPLVDAIGFWPVYLACAALPVVAALILVAGVHRETGSFLPSVRY comes from the coding sequence GTGAGCGCCGTCAGTCGACTCGTCGGGCGCGTCCGCAACCTCACCGACGACTACCTGGTCATCGGCGCGGTCATCGTCTCCACGTTCTTCATCGGCTTCGGCGGCGGCGTCATCTTCCCGATCCTCCCGAACCTCGGCGCAGTCCTAGGCATCTCGCCGTTCCTCGTCGGCGTCATCCTGAGCGCGAACCGGTTCTCGCGACTGTTCGCGAACGCGCCGGCGGGCGTGCTCGTCGACCGCGTCGGAACCCGGACACCGTTCGTCGTCGGGATGTTCGTCCAGGGGTTCGCGACGTTCGGCTACGTCGTCGCGATGATCGCGCCGTTCCCCGAGGGCTGGTTCATGGGCGCCCGCATCCTCTGGGGCGTCGGGAGCGCGCTCGTCTTCGCGACGGCGTACACCATCGCCGCGGACGTCAGCGACGGCGGGTCCCGCGGCGCGAACATGGGGCTCATCCGCGGCGGCGTCCTGTTCGGCTTCCCGACGGGCGTCGTCGTCGGCGGCATCGTCAGCGAAGTCGCGGGGACCATCACAGCGTTCGTCGTCGCGACCGTCTTCGCGTTCGTCGCCAGCGGCATCGCGTACGCGACGGTCCCGGAGACGCACGTCGAGGGGTCCTCGAGCAAGTCGGTGAAGCCGTGGGACGTCAACACCGGTCTCCCGGCGGTGACGGTGGGACTGGTGAACTTCGCCGTGCTGTTCGTCTACATCGGCGCGCTGTTCGCCACGCTCGTCCTCTTCCTGAACCAGAAGGACCTCGGCGTCTTCGGCCTGGGCCCCCAGGGCTCCTCGGGCATCTTCATGGCCATCACCGTCGTCGCCGCGGGGACGTTCATGTTCCTCGGCGGCTACGCGAGCGACCGCCTGCAGTCCCGCGTTCCCACCCTGCTGTTCTTCCTCGGCGCCACCTCCCTCGGGTTCGTCCTGATGGCGCTCGCGGACTCGGTGGCGAGTCTCGCACTCGCCTGCGCGCTCGTCGGCACCGGCCAGGGCGGGACCAGTGGCCCGCTGATGGCGCTGCTGGCCGACCTCGTCCCGGACGAGCAGATGGGGCGCGCCGTCGGCACGAACAACGCGTTCGGCGACATCGGCGGCGGGTTCGGCCCGGTCGTCTCACTCCCCCTCGTCGACGCAATCGGCTTCTGGCCCGTCTACCTCGCCTGTGCCGCGCTCCCGGTCGTCGCGGCGCTGATCCTCGTCGCGGGCGTCCACCGGGAGACCGGGAGCTTCCTCCCGAGCGTCCGGTACTGA
- a CDS encoding single-stranded DNA binding protein, which yields MGDTEDIYEDLDTDVSLEEFREAVESKVEQMGGLADEETAAMLIAHELDDGEVNGIADIEVEMDEVKFLAKVTSVGDVRTFERDDEDNPEGRVVNVEVADETGSVRISLWDEQAVAAEDELDVGQVLRIKGRPKDGYNGVEVSVDQMEVDDDEEIDVQVQDEYAVADLSLGISDVNLTGEILATESVRTFDRDDGSEGKVSNLVVGDETGRVRVTLWDDQADRATELDAGEVVEVVDGYVRERDGSLELHVGDRGAVEVVEADVAYEPDSTPIDALELDDSADIAGVVRSADPKRTFDRDDGSEGQVRNVRLQDDSGDIRVALWGEKADLDIGPGDEVAFVDVDVQDGWQDDLEASAGWGSTVIPLADGAATSTDDGDDEATGLSAFGSDDSGRSSGDEEPSSTASAASDGGAVAEGEEVEFTGVVVQAQDPVILDDGEETMSVETDADVTLGQELTVRGSLQDGRLRAEELR from the coding sequence ATGGGCGACACTGAGGACATCTACGAGGACCTCGACACCGACGTCAGCCTGGAGGAGTTCCGGGAGGCCGTCGAGTCGAAGGTCGAGCAGATGGGCGGGCTCGCCGACGAGGAGACGGCGGCCATGCTCATCGCCCACGAACTCGACGACGGCGAGGTCAACGGCATCGCCGACATCGAGGTGGAGATGGACGAGGTGAAGTTCCTCGCGAAGGTGACGAGCGTCGGCGACGTGCGGACCTTCGAGCGCGACGACGAGGACAACCCCGAGGGCCGCGTGGTGAACGTCGAGGTGGCGGACGAGACGGGGAGCGTCCGCATCTCGCTGTGGGACGAGCAGGCCGTCGCCGCCGAGGACGAACTCGACGTCGGGCAGGTCCTCCGCATCAAGGGCCGACCGAAGGACGGCTACAACGGCGTCGAGGTGAGTGTCGACCAGATGGAGGTCGACGACGACGAGGAGATCGACGTCCAGGTGCAGGACGAGTACGCCGTCGCGGACCTCTCGCTGGGTATCTCGGACGTGAACCTGACGGGCGAGATTCTCGCGACCGAGAGCGTGCGGACGTTCGACCGCGACGACGGCAGCGAGGGGAAGGTGTCGAACCTCGTGGTAGGCGACGAGACCGGCCGCGTCCGCGTCACGCTGTGGGACGACCAGGCCGACCGCGCGACCGAACTCGACGCGGGCGAGGTCGTGGAGGTCGTCGACGGCTACGTGCGGGAACGCGACGGCAGCCTCGAACTCCACGTCGGCGACCGAGGCGCCGTCGAAGTAGTCGAGGCGGACGTCGCCTACGAACCTGACTCGACGCCCATCGACGCGCTCGAACTCGACGACTCCGCGGACATCGCGGGCGTCGTCCGCTCGGCGGACCCGAAGCGGACGTTCGACCGCGACGACGGCAGCGAGGGCCAGGTCCGGAACGTCCGCCTGCAGGACGACTCTGGGGACATTCGGGTCGCGCTGTGGGGCGAGAAGGCGGACCTCGACATCGGTCCCGGCGACGAGGTGGCGTTCGTCGACGTCGACGTCCAGGACGGCTGGCAGGACGACCTCGAGGCGTCCGCTGGCTGGGGGTCGACCGTCATCCCGCTCGCCGACGGCGCCGCCACGTCCACCGACGACGGTGACGACGAGGCTACCGGGCTGTCGGCGTTCGGCAGCGACGACTCAGGCAGAAGTAGTGGCGACGAAGAACCCAGTTCGACGGCGAGCGCGGCGAGCGACGGCGGTGCGGTCGCCGAGGGCGAGGAAGTGGAGTTCACGGGCGTCGTCGTGCAGGCCCAGGACCCGGTGATCCTGGACGACGGCGAGGAGACGATGAGCGTGGAGACCGACGCCGACGTGACCCTCGGCCAGGAACTGACGGTCCGCGGGTCGCTGCAGGACGGCCGCCTCCGCGCCGAAGAACTGCGGTAG
- the azf gene encoding NAD-dependent glucose-6-phosphate dehydrogenase Azf: MDDPVLLTGASGRVGQAILGGIGDDYDWRLLDREPPTGDPGHDYVVADVTDEDAVRDAVEGVGAVVHLAGDPRPEAPWESVLRNNIDGTKTILDAAVDAGVEKFVFASSNHAVGHYETARKPDLYRRDDDFRLDGTELPRPSNLYGVSKATGETLGRFYFDEYDLSFVAVRIGNLTEGHPPINYERGQAMWLSYRDCAHLFECCITADYDYEVVYGISDNDRKYYSLERAREVLDYDPQDNSAEWNDDELVSEDD; this comes from the coding sequence ATGGACGACCCGGTCCTCCTCACTGGCGCCTCGGGCCGCGTCGGGCAGGCCATCCTCGGCGGCATCGGCGACGACTACGACTGGCGGCTGCTCGACCGGGAGCCGCCGACGGGCGACCCCGGACACGACTACGTCGTCGCCGACGTCACCGACGAGGACGCCGTTCGCGACGCCGTCGAGGGCGTCGGCGCCGTAGTTCACCTCGCGGGCGACCCCCGACCGGAGGCGCCCTGGGAGAGCGTGCTCCGGAACAACATCGACGGCACGAAGACCATCCTCGACGCGGCCGTCGACGCCGGCGTCGAGAAGTTCGTGTTCGCGTCCTCGAACCACGCCGTCGGCCACTACGAGACCGCCCGGAAGCCCGACCTCTACCGTCGCGACGACGACTTCCGCCTCGACGGCACCGAACTCCCGCGTCCGAGCAACCTCTACGGCGTCTCGAAGGCGACCGGCGAGACGCTGGGCCGGTTCTACTTCGACGAGTACGACCTCTCGTTCGTCGCGGTCCGCATCGGCAACCTCACCGAGGGCCACCCGCCGATCAACTACGAGCGCGGGCAGGCGATGTGGCTCTCCTACCGGGACTGCGCGCACCTCTTCGAGTGCTGTATCACCGCGGACTACGACTACGAGGTGGTGTACGGCATCTCGGACAACGACCGCAAGTACTACAGCCTGGAGCGCGCTCGCGAGGTGCTGGACTACGACCCCCAGGACAACTCCGCGGAGTGGAACGACGACGAGCTGGTCTCCGAAGACGACTGA
- a CDS encoding creatininase family protein has product MRLADATWTDADAAATDLAVLPVGSTEQHGPHAPLGTDAITAETVAEAAADAYDGEVVVAPALPVGVSEEHRQFTGTLWLQPDTFRANVREVVASLASHGWDRVVVVNGHGGNVPALGEVTSTITRHDDAYAVPFTWFDAVGDHAADMGHAGPLETAFLRHTDPELVREGRVEAAREGASDGWGDWVSYANLAHDVAEFTENGVVGDPAGGDAARGEELLSLATAALCELLAAVADRDVTRPPHR; this is encoded by the coding sequence ATGCGACTCGCGGACGCGACGTGGACTGACGCCGACGCGGCGGCGACGGACCTCGCGGTCCTCCCGGTCGGCAGCACCGAACAGCACGGCCCGCACGCACCCCTGGGTACCGACGCGATCACCGCCGAGACCGTCGCCGAGGCTGCCGCAGACGCCTACGACGGCGAGGTCGTGGTCGCGCCCGCTCTTCCAGTGGGCGTCTCCGAGGAGCACCGCCAGTTCACGGGCACGCTGTGGCTCCAGCCTGACACCTTCCGCGCGAACGTCCGCGAGGTCGTCGCCAGCCTCGCGAGCCACGGCTGGGACCGCGTCGTCGTCGTCAACGGCCACGGCGGGAACGTCCCGGCGCTCGGCGAGGTCACGTCGACCATCACGCGCCACGACGACGCGTACGCGGTGCCGTTCACGTGGTTCGACGCAGTCGGCGACCACGCCGCGGACATGGGGCACGCCGGCCCCCTCGAGACGGCGTTCCTCCGGCACACCGACCCCGAACTCGTGCGCGAGGGCCGCGTCGAGGCGGCCCGCGAGGGCGCCAGCGACGGCTGGGGGGACTGGGTATCGTACGCGAACCTCGCTCACGACGTCGCGGAGTTCACGGAGAACGGCGTGGTCGGCGACCCCGCCGGGGGCGACGCTGCTCGCGGCGAGGAACTGCTCTCGCTGGCGACCGCAGCGCTCTGTGAACTACTCGCCGCGGTCGCGGACCGGGACGTCACGCGGCCACCCCACAGATAG